Proteins from a single region of Haloplanus sp. GDY1:
- a CDS encoding 50S ribosomal protein L32e, giving the protein MSESEDDIESIEDIGGVGPSKAEALREAGYESIQDLKAASQSELADIEGVGNALAARIKADVGGLEVSEETDAEVEEETEPEEGTEETETELRPRGHADKTPDLDDEAARALVQKRREGNPQFNRQDHHKKKRVDPSWRRPRGQLSKQRRGIKGKGATVEAGYRSPTAARGLHPSGFEEVRVHNTDDLEGVDPATEAVRIASGVGARKRERIEDVCEDREIRVLNPTYIEVEVEEEAE; this is encoded by the coding sequence ATGAGCGAAAGCGAAGACGACATCGAGTCCATCGAGGACATCGGCGGCGTCGGCCCCTCGAAGGCCGAGGCGCTCCGCGAGGCCGGCTACGAGTCCATCCAGGACCTCAAGGCCGCGAGCCAGTCGGAGCTAGCGGACATCGAGGGCGTCGGCAACGCGCTGGCCGCCCGGATCAAGGCCGACGTCGGCGGCCTCGAAGTCTCCGAGGAGACCGACGCGGAGGTCGAAGAGGAGACCGAACCCGAAGAGGGAACCGAGGAGACGGAGACGGAACTCCGGCCCCGCGGTCACGCCGACAAGACGCCGGACCTGGACGACGAGGCCGCCCGCGCGCTGGTGCAGAAGCGCCGGGAGGGCAACCCGCAGTTCAACCGCCAGGACCACCACAAGAAAAAGCGCGTCGACCCCTCGTGGCGGCGCCCGCGCGGCCAGCTCTCGAAGCAGCGCCGCGGGATCAAGGGCAAGGGCGCGACCGTCGAGGCGGGCTACCGCTCGCCGACGGCCGCCCGCGGCCTGCATCCCAGCGGCTTCGAGGAGGTCCGTGTCCACAACACGGACGACCTGGAGGGCGTCGACCCGGCCACCGAGGCCGTTCGCATCGCGAGCGGCGTCGGCGCGCGCAAGCGCGAACGCATCGAAGACGTCTGTGAGGACCGCGAGATTCGCGTCCTCAACCCGACGTACATCGAAGTCGAAGTCGAGGAGGAAGCCGAATGA
- a CDS encoding uL15m family ribosomal protein — MSDKKKRQRGSRTHGGGSHKNRRGAGHRGGRGRAGRAKHEFHNYEPLGKHGFTRPDEVQDEVREVTVQELDEDVALYAAEGLAEETDGGYRLDARDVADDGYDADVVKVLGDGQVRNELSVVADAFTASAVEKLESAGGSAELSDRAETADDEADDTEESDEE, encoded by the coding sequence ATGAGCGACAAGAAAAAGCGCCAGCGCGGCTCGCGGACCCACGGCGGCGGCAGCCACAAGAACCGGCGCGGCGCGGGTCACCGTGGCGGCCGCGGGCGTGCCGGTCGCGCCAAACACGAGTTCCACAACTACGAACCGCTCGGCAAACACGGCTTCACGCGCCCCGACGAAGTGCAAGACGAGGTGCGCGAGGTGACCGTCCAGGAACTCGACGAGGACGTCGCGCTCTACGCGGCGGAGGGCCTCGCCGAGGAGACGGACGGCGGCTACCGCCTCGACGCCCGCGACGTCGCCGACGACGGCTACGACGCGGACGTGGTGAAGGTGCTCGGCGACGGACAGGTCCGTAACGAACTGTCCGTCGTCGCCGACGCGTTCACCGCGAGCGCCGTCGAAAAGCTCGAATCGGCCGGCGGGAGCGCCGAACTCTCGGACCGCGCCGAGACGGCCGACGACGAAGCCGACGACACCGAGGAGTCGGACGAGGAGTAA
- a CDS encoding 50S ribosomal protein L18 produces MATGPRYKVPMRRRREDRTDYHQRLRLLKSGKPRLVARVSNRHVRAQLITPGPDGDETHAAASSEDLAEYGWEAPTGNLPSAYLTGFLAGSRAVDAGLTEAVLDIGLNTATPGNKVFAVQEGAIDAGLSIPHSESVLADWSRNRGEHIAEYAAERDEPLYSGDFDATELPEHFDTVLEALMEDNEQ; encoded by the coding sequence ATGGCAACAGGCCCACGATACAAGGTCCCCATGCGGCGTCGCCGCGAGGACCGAACCGACTACCACCAGAGGTTGCGCCTGCTGAAATCCGGCAAGCCTCGCCTGGTCGCTCGCGTGAGCAACAGGCACGTCAGGGCGCAGCTGATCACCCCCGGTCCCGACGGCGACGAGACCCACGCGGCCGCGTCCTCGGAGGACCTCGCGGAGTACGGCTGGGAGGCCCCCACGGGCAATCTCCCGAGCGCGTACCTCACGGGGTTCCTCGCGGGGAGCCGCGCCGTCGACGCCGGCCTGACGGAGGCCGTCCTCGACATCGGGCTCAACACCGCGACCCCCGGGAACAAGGTGTTCGCAGTACAGGAAGGCGCTATCGACGCGGGACTGTCGATTCCGCACAGCGAGAGCGTCCTCGCGGACTGGTCGCGAAACCGCGGCGAGCACATCGCCGAGTACGCTGCCGAGCGGGACGAACCGCTGTACAGCGGCGACTTCGACGCGACGGAACTCCCCGAGCACTTCGATACCGTGCTCGAAGCACTGATGGAGGACAATGAGCAGTAA
- a CDS encoding tyrosine-type recombinase/integrase: protein MTDLSDRANKLKIRTDEESELFTELKEKNGSKQWEKQELDEDVLKLLTKYLTNIRIRDDALDYNNDNTYNTRKSCIITWARWCAGQGVDIWAPEWENMAEYVDSMYDSVSHPYLGSRVTTVVVFYLWASTRGYVAENPYDGYELDEHYNKPVYRNTPKQILVLRSRGEVEEEEVVAVSPETVRKIYNNAVAPKIQNELIIRLLWETGIRSSELCNIRIGADEDWDWEENELKDIDRKKRKIKIKTAKRKPDDTDIWRDVYYSEQLDYLLHRYIHGPRDSHRDSDSQYLFITDQKPQMRPSFVSRKVKESAYNAGVNEVLYTDAAEKRRHLITGHTLRHSYATFRANKTSMKLHILAQLMGHRKVDTTRKYISKDPDAEQQQSKDAFADLRAHLGYR from the coding sequence ATGACTGACCTGAGTGATAGAGCTAACAAACTCAAAATTCGGACGGACGAGGAATCAGAACTCTTCACGGAACTAAAAGAGAAGAACGGGTCCAAGCAGTGGGAAAAACAGGAACTCGATGAGGATGTACTGAAGCTGCTGACGAAGTACCTGACCAACATTCGGATTCGCGACGATGCCCTCGACTACAATAACGACAATACGTACAACACGCGCAAGTCGTGTATTATCACGTGGGCACGCTGGTGTGCCGGTCAGGGTGTCGATATCTGGGCTCCAGAGTGGGAGAACATGGCCGAGTACGTGGACTCAATGTACGACAGTGTTTCACACCCGTATCTGGGGTCTCGGGTCACCACGGTAGTCGTCTTCTATCTCTGGGCGTCCACAAGAGGTTACGTTGCCGAGAATCCATACGACGGCTATGAACTTGATGAGCACTACAATAAGCCAGTATACCGGAACACGCCAAAACAAATCCTCGTCCTGAGGTCTAGGGGAGAAGTTGAAGAAGAAGAAGTCGTCGCAGTTTCTCCTGAGACAGTACGCAAGATATACAACAACGCGGTAGCGCCGAAGATACAAAACGAGCTCATCATCCGGTTACTCTGGGAGACAGGTATCCGCAGCTCCGAATTATGTAATATCCGTATCGGAGCCGACGAAGATTGGGACTGGGAGGAGAACGAGCTCAAAGATATTGACCGAAAGAAACGAAAAATCAAAATCAAGACAGCGAAGCGGAAGCCGGACGATACAGATATCTGGCGGGATGTGTACTACTCCGAACAACTGGACTACTTACTCCACCGGTACATTCACGGCCCTCGTGATTCCCACAGAGATAGCGACAGCCAGTACCTCTTCATCACCGACCAGAAGCCCCAGATGCGCCCCTCATTCGTCTCGCGCAAAGTCAAAGAATCCGCGTATAATGCCGGCGTGAACGAGGTGCTGTACACGGATGCAGCGGAGAAAAGACGGCATCTAATCACGGGTCACACTCTCCGACACTCGTACGCAACTTTTCGAGCGAACAAAACATCGATGAAGTTGCATATTCTGGCACAGCTCATGGGTCACAGAAAAGTTGACACGACAAGGAAGTACATCAGCAAAGACCCGGACGCGGAGCAACAACAGAGTAAGGACGCCTTTGCCGACCTCCGTGCCCACCTCGGATATAGATAG
- a CDS encoding 30S ribosomal protein S4e: MTRHQKRLSVPKSWPVERKTATWTVKAGAGPHGEAGVPLLIVLRDVLGYVDSRKEANYALNQDSVLVNGDAVSDVERPIGMFDILAFTQREEFYRVFPDEGGRLALTPIDADAADSRLGKVVRKTQVSGGDFQFTLHDGTNVRVGEDEAGEYATGDSLVVDNETKEIVAHFVYEEGALVTAVAGGHAGEIGEIDTITVTPGSGDNVVTVSQDDGGFETVEDYVVVIDENFTDGEDDE, from the coding sequence ATGACTCGACACCAGAAACGACTCTCGGTCCCGAAGTCCTGGCCGGTCGAACGGAAGACCGCGACCTGGACGGTCAAGGCCGGCGCCGGCCCGCACGGCGAGGCGGGGGTTCCCCTGCTGATCGTCCTGCGGGACGTGCTCGGCTACGTCGACTCGCGGAAGGAAGCGAACTACGCCCTCAACCAGGACAGCGTCCTCGTCAACGGGGACGCCGTCTCGGACGTCGAGCGCCCGATCGGGATGTTCGACATCCTGGCGTTCACGCAACGCGAGGAGTTCTACCGCGTGTTCCCGGACGAGGGCGGTCGGCTGGCGCTGACCCCGATCGACGCCGACGCGGCCGACAGCCGCCTCGGCAAGGTCGTCCGGAAGACGCAGGTGTCCGGCGGCGACTTCCAGTTCACCCTCCACGACGGCACGAACGTGCGCGTCGGCGAGGACGAGGCTGGCGAGTACGCCACCGGCGACTCCCTCGTCGTCGACAACGAGACCAAGGAGATCGTCGCCCACTTCGTCTACGAGGAGGGCGCCCTGGTGACGGCCGTCGCCGGCGGTCACGCCGGCGAGATCGGCGAAATCGACACGATCACCGTCACGCCCGGGAGCGGCGACAACGTCGTCACCGTCTCCCAGGACGACGGTGGGTTCGAGACCGTCGAGGACTACGTCGTCGTGATCGACGAGAACTTCACCGACGGGGAGGATGACGAATGA
- a CDS encoding 50S ribosomal protein L6 produces MKTEIEIPDDVSAEVDHLDLTVEGPNGSVTRRLWYPDVSVAVEDDHVVIESEADDANTRATVGTFESHVRNMLHGVTDGWEYRMEIFYAHFPMQVNVDGDEVVIENFLGERAPRTVQIRGDTEVQVDGEEITLTGPDKEAVGQTAADIEQLTRVPDKDTRVFQDGVYITQKPQAGGA; encoded by the coding sequence ATGAAAACGGAAATCGAGATTCCGGACGACGTGTCCGCCGAGGTCGACCACCTCGATCTGACCGTCGAGGGACCGAACGGGAGCGTCACGCGACGCCTCTGGTACCCCGACGTGTCGGTCGCGGTCGAGGACGACCACGTGGTCATCGAGAGCGAGGCCGACGACGCCAACACGCGCGCGACGGTCGGCACCTTCGAGAGCCACGTTCGGAACATGCTCCACGGCGTGACTGACGGCTGGGAGTATCGGATGGAGATCTTCTACGCTCACTTCCCGATGCAGGTGAACGTGGACGGCGACGAGGTCGTCATCGAGAACTTCCTCGGCGAACGCGCGCCGCGGACGGTGCAGATCCGCGGCGACACGGAGGTACAGGTCGACGGCGAGGAGATCACCCTGACCGGCCCCGACAAGGAGGCCGTCGGACAGACCGCCGCCGACATCGAACAGTTGACGCGGGTGCCCGACAAGGACACCCGGGTCTTCCAGGACGGCGTCTACATCACGCAGAAACCGCAGGCAGGTGGGGCGTAG
- the rpmD gene encoding 50S ribosomal protein L30 has translation MEALVQLRGEVNISGDVQDTLQMLNLHAVNQCTLVPETDAYRGMITKVNDYVAHGEPSADVVATLIRRRGEPETGTADVTDEWVADNTDYADVDALATALVDEETTLREQGLAPSIRLHPPRGGHDGLKHPTVESGQIGKHTTEEIDRLLEAMR, from the coding sequence ATGGAGGCGCTCGTCCAGCTCCGCGGCGAAGTCAACATCTCCGGCGACGTGCAGGACACGCTGCAGATGCTCAACCTGCACGCCGTCAACCAGTGTACGCTGGTTCCCGAGACTGACGCCTACCGCGGCATGATCACGAAGGTCAACGACTACGTCGCCCACGGCGAACCGTCGGCCGACGTGGTCGCGACGCTCATCCGTCGGCGCGGCGAACCCGAGACGGGGACCGCCGACGTCACCGACGAGTGGGTCGCGGACAACACCGACTACGCCGACGTCGACGCGCTGGCGACGGCGCTGGTCGACGAGGAGACGACGCTGCGCGAGCAGGGTCTCGCCCCGTCGATCCGGCTCCACCCGCCGCGCGGCGGCCACGACGGCCTGAAGCACCCGACCGTCGAGAGCGGGCAGATCGGCAAGCACACCACCGAGGAGATCGACCGACTGCTGGAGGCCATGCGATGA
- a CDS encoding 30S ribosomal protein S5: MSSNDYGDGWEPRTRLGRKVQDGDVTSMKEALESGLPLKEAEIVDQLLPGLDDEVLDINMVQRMTDSGRRVKFRCVVAVGNRDGYLGYAEGRDDQVGSAIQKAIDVAKLNIIEVDRGSGSWEDRAGGVNSLTRKATGKAGSVTVEVIPAPQGLGLAAAPTVRNILELAGIQDAWTKSTGNTRTTVNLAKATYNALRNASQSRTPQRARRKQRETEVSE, from the coding sequence ATGAGCAGTAACGACTACGGCGACGGCTGGGAACCGCGTACGCGGCTCGGCCGCAAGGTACAGGACGGCGACGTAACGTCGATGAAGGAGGCCCTCGAGTCGGGGCTCCCGCTGAAGGAAGCCGAAATCGTCGATCAGCTCCTGCCGGGGCTGGACGACGAGGTGCTGGACATCAACATGGTCCAGCGCATGACCGACTCCGGACGCCGGGTGAAGTTCCGGTGTGTCGTCGCGGTGGGCAACCGCGACGGCTACCTCGGCTACGCCGAGGGCCGCGACGATCAGGTCGGCTCGGCCATCCAGAAGGCCATCGACGTGGCGAAGCTGAACATCATCGAGGTGGACCGCGGCTCCGGGTCCTGGGAGGACCGCGCCGGCGGCGTCAACTCCCTGACGCGGAAGGCGACGGGCAAGGCCGGCTCCGTGACCGTCGAGGTCATCCCCGCCCCGCAGGGGCTGGGGCTGGCGGCCGCGCCCACGGTGCGGAACATCCTCGAACTCGCGGGCATCCAGGACGCCTGGACGAAGTCGACGGGCAACACCCGGACGACGGTCAACCTCGCGAAGGCGACGTACAACGCGCTGCGGAACGCCTCGCAGTCGCGGACCCCCCAGCGGGCCCGCCGGAAGCAGCGCGAAACCGAGGTGAGCGAGTGA
- a CDS encoding 30S ribosomal protein S14, translating into MSESESESSQDGRDVTGEHATPRTDERHQCRRCGRKQGLVGKYDIFLCRQCFREVARDMGFKKYR; encoded by the coding sequence ATGAGCGAAAGCGAAAGCGAATCAAGTCAGGACGGACGCGACGTGACCGGAGAACACGCCACGCCCCGCACGGACGAGCGCCACCAGTGCCGTCGGTGCGGCCGCAAGCAGGGACTCGTCGGCAAGTACGACATCTTCCTGTGCCGGCAGTGTTTCCGGGAGGTCGCCCGCGACATGGGATTCAAGAAGTATCGATAA
- a CDS encoding ATP-binding protein has translation MQDLRAVRWDSEEDPAEPTMGIAGYLANECAEDIVDIFNGESLVLKVSYAEMKPYIDSLPDDAQKLISESRDIRDVVWHAMHELVKVNRWATSHGLNIKHEDLIVSHASIKTTPLHDEVSVILIDEPPVTDLGADLSRRIGDYVSVEGIVRHISDPAGRVTTYSFYCACGNEVRVKPVGRFAAPKANSIEQCSVCEKSGKWSVHLGDSRTESYQQLKVQEAPESSRATNPREISIDLLGNDLIDVCSPGDRVKVSGRIRGELSAKSNLVEVWLEAESVITQDGSFEEVKPTDEQVELIETIAAREDLIDVLTRSISPSIYGNEMPKLGIIATLVGGQTWWTVDGERQRGESHLMCIGDPSTGKSELIKFAHDIAPRAMFANGKNSSAAGLTAATVQRDIGGTSEWTLEAGALVLADQGVAVIDELDKADEEDVSALHEAMQHGQVHISKAGINADLRTRTTVVAAANPKYGRWDQSQPLADQFDLDPSLISRFDLVFAFSDYTDNDRDAKIARSQLRARKNGSTEAPVFDPDNPTMPEPDADILPKDFLRLYIAHARSLTPEMDDDAMDLLEDFYVELRNSQTHQSIPVTARKVSAMARLAESIARLYLSETVTVEHASRAIDLIVHSLRDVGIDPDTGMLDAAIIESGVSTSQHERFELVEEILRVLTDDGREAVSRDAVVAYAREELEIEEKNTAHVLSKLAEQGEIFEPSEGQVALA, from the coding sequence ATGCAAGACCTCCGTGCTGTCCGCTGGGATAGCGAGGAAGACCCTGCTGAGCCAACGATGGGCATTGCTGGTTACTTAGCGAATGAGTGTGCTGAGGATATCGTCGACATATTCAATGGTGAATCGTTGGTCCTGAAAGTCTCGTATGCGGAGATGAAGCCGTATATCGATTCGCTTCCGGATGACGCTCAGAAACTCATCTCTGAGTCACGTGACATCCGGGATGTCGTCTGGCACGCTATGCACGAGCTCGTCAAGGTCAATCGATGGGCAACGTCTCATGGTCTGAATATCAAGCACGAGGACCTGATTGTTAGTCATGCAAGCATCAAGACAACACCTCTCCACGATGAAGTATCGGTCATCTTGATTGATGAGCCGCCGGTTACTGATTTAGGAGCAGACTTGTCGCGCCGTATCGGTGATTATGTGTCGGTAGAGGGTATTGTGCGGCACATCAGCGACCCCGCTGGGCGAGTCACGACGTACTCTTTCTATTGTGCGTGCGGCAATGAGGTGAGGGTCAAACCTGTTGGTCGGTTTGCCGCGCCGAAGGCGAATAGTATCGAGCAATGCTCAGTTTGTGAGAAGAGTGGCAAGTGGAGCGTACACCTCGGAGATTCGCGGACGGAGAGCTACCAGCAACTGAAGGTGCAAGAGGCTCCGGAGTCTTCTCGCGCGACTAACCCGCGCGAAATCAGTATTGACCTTCTCGGTAACGACCTGATTGACGTGTGCAGCCCGGGGGACCGCGTAAAGGTATCCGGGAGAATTCGCGGGGAGCTCTCAGCGAAATCAAATCTCGTTGAGGTGTGGCTTGAGGCTGAGTCTGTCATTACGCAGGACGGGTCGTTTGAGGAGGTCAAACCGACTGATGAGCAGGTCGAGCTCATCGAGACTATCGCTGCACGTGAGGACCTCATCGATGTGCTGACGCGGTCTATCTCACCGAGTATCTATGGGAACGAGATGCCCAAGCTGGGGATTATCGCGACTCTCGTTGGCGGCCAGACGTGGTGGACTGTCGATGGGGAACGTCAGCGCGGAGAGTCCCACCTGATGTGTATCGGTGACCCTTCAACGGGGAAATCTGAACTCATCAAGTTCGCCCACGATATCGCGCCGCGAGCGATGTTCGCGAATGGGAAGAACAGCAGTGCTGCTGGGCTCACGGCGGCGACTGTTCAACGGGATATTGGTGGTACGAGTGAGTGGACGCTCGAAGCCGGTGCACTGGTGCTCGCAGACCAAGGGGTAGCTGTCATAGACGAGCTCGACAAAGCCGATGAGGAGGACGTGTCGGCTCTCCACGAAGCCATGCAGCACGGGCAGGTCCACATCAGTAAGGCAGGTATCAACGCGGACTTGCGCACTCGCACAACGGTGGTCGCGGCGGCGAATCCGAAGTATGGTCGGTGGGACCAGTCTCAGCCTCTTGCGGACCAGTTCGACCTTGACCCATCGCTGATTTCAAGGTTCGACCTTGTGTTCGCATTTTCTGACTACACGGACAATGACCGTGATGCGAAGATTGCCCGGAGTCAACTCCGTGCGCGCAAGAATGGGTCGACTGAGGCTCCGGTGTTTGACCCGGATAACCCGACGATGCCTGAGCCAGATGCGGATATCCTGCCGAAGGACTTCCTCCGGCTCTACATCGCCCACGCTCGGTCCCTTACGCCAGAGATGGATGACGACGCAATGGACCTCCTCGAAGACTTCTACGTCGAATTGCGGAACAGTCAGACTCACCAGAGCATACCAGTTACGGCGCGGAAAGTCTCAGCGATGGCCCGACTCGCTGAGTCGATTGCTCGGCTCTATCTATCTGAGACAGTAACAGTTGAGCACGCATCACGTGCAATCGATTTAATCGTCCACTCCCTCCGTGATGTCGGCATTGACCCGGACACCGGGATGCTTGATGCGGCTATCATCGAGTCTGGTGTGTCCACGTCTCAGCATGAACGGTTCGAACTCGTGGAAGAGATTCTCCGTGTGCTTACTGATGACGGTCGTGAAGCTGTCTCGCGAGATGCGGTCGTCGCATACGCCCGCGAGGAACTCGAAATCGAGGAGAAGAACACTGCTCATGTACTCTCGAAACTCGCTGAACAGGGAGAAATCTTCGAACCCTCTGAGGGACAGGTCGCGTTGGCCTGA
- a CDS encoding 30S ribosomal protein S8, producing MAGNDPLSNALSGLDNAESVGHLSHTVQPASNVIGSVLEVFYDRGYIDGFEFVDDGKSGRFEIELKGAINQCGVVKPRYSAGADEFEKWEKRYLPARDYGALVVTTSHGVMSHYEAREQGIGGQVIAYVY from the coding sequence ATGGCAGGGAACGATCCCCTCTCGAACGCGCTCTCGGGGCTCGACAACGCCGAGAGCGTGGGACATCTGTCCCACACGGTACAGCCCGCCTCGAACGTGATCGGCTCCGTACTCGAGGTCTTCTACGACCGCGGGTACATCGACGGATTCGAGTTCGTCGACGACGGCAAGTCCGGTCGCTTCGAGATCGAACTGAAAGGCGCGATCAACCAGTGTGGCGTCGTCAAGCCCCGCTACTCCGCGGGCGCGGACGAGTTCGAAAAGTGGGAGAAGCGGTATCTCCCCGCCCGCGACTACGGGGCGCTCGTCGTCACGACCAGCCACGGCGTCATGAGCCACTACGAGGCCCGCGAACAGGGCATCGGTGGCCAGGTGATCGCATACGTATACTAA
- a CDS encoding 50S ribosomal protein L5: MSETAEFHEMREPRIEKVVVHMGVGEGGRELADAEDILEDVTGQQSVRTTARGTVQEFNVREGDPIGAKVTLRGDDAAEFLETALSLVDLSASQFDDTGNFSFGVEEHTEFPSQEYDPNVGIYGLDVTVNLVRPGYRVSKRDKVSRSIPSNHRLDASDAVTFVEATFDVEVTE; the protein is encoded by the coding sequence ATGAGCGAAACCGCCGAATTCCACGAGATGCGCGAACCGCGGATCGAGAAGGTCGTCGTCCACATGGGCGTCGGCGAAGGCGGTCGCGAACTCGCCGACGCCGAGGACATCCTCGAGGACGTCACCGGACAGCAGAGCGTCCGGACGACGGCACGGGGGACGGTCCAGGAGTTCAACGTCCGCGAGGGCGACCCCATCGGCGCGAAGGTCACCCTTCGGGGTGACGACGCCGCCGAGTTCCTCGAGACGGCACTCTCGCTGGTCGACCTCTCGGCCTCGCAGTTCGACGACACGGGCAACTTCAGCTTCGGCGTCGAGGAGCACACGGAGTTCCCGAGCCAGGAGTACGACCCGAACGTCGGCATCTACGGGCTTGACGTGACGGTCAACCTGGTTCGGCCGGGATACCGCGTCTCCAAGCGGGACAAGGTGTCGCGCTCCATCCCGTCGAACCACCGACTCGACGCGTCGGACGCGGTCACCTTCGTCGAAGCCACCTTCGACGTGGAGGTAACGGAATGA
- a CDS encoding 50S ribosomal protein L19e, whose amino-acid sequence MTDLSAQKRLAADVLDVGKDRVWFDPDAQSEIAEAITREDIRDLVDQGTIQQKGSSNNSRGRARERAEKRAYGHRTGAGSRRGTAGARKDSKEDWTSRIRAQRRRLRELRDDGPLDRSQYRELYNKAGGGEFDSVARLEAYIENNYDVEVND is encoded by the coding sequence ATGACGGATCTGAGCGCACAGAAACGGCTCGCCGCCGACGTCCTCGACGTGGGCAAGGACCGCGTCTGGTTCGATCCGGACGCCCAGAGCGAAATCGCGGAGGCGATCACCCGCGAGGACATCCGTGACCTGGTCGATCAGGGCACGATCCAGCAGAAGGGCTCCTCGAACAACTCGCGCGGCCGCGCCCGCGAACGGGCGGAGAAGCGAGCCTACGGTCACCGAACCGGCGCCGGCTCCCGACGCGGGACCGCCGGTGCCCGGAAGGACAGCAAGGAGGACTGGACGAGTCGCATCCGCGCCCAGCGGCGTCGCCTGCGCGAGTTGCGCGACGACGGCCCGCTGGACCGCTCCCAGTACCGCGAGCTCTACAACAAGGCTGGCGGCGGGGAGTTCGACAGCGTGGCGCGACTCGAAGCGTACATCGAGAACAACTACGACGTGGAGGTGAACGACTGA
- the secY gene encoding preprotein translocase subunit SecY, whose amino-acid sequence MGWKETAEPVLTRMPSVTRPEGHVPFRRKLGWTAGILVLYFFLTNVQLFGLNAGASSDLFGRFRSILAGSQGSILQLGIGPIVTASIVLQLLGGADLLGLDTDDPRDQVLYQGLQKLLVVVMICLTGLPMVFAGNFLPADPAVGQALGIGVGGVQTLLFFQIAVGGILILFMDEIVSKWGVGSGVGLFIIAGVSQQLVGGLFAWEGLGGTPGFFPTWFAILTGSQEIASPLTGEGLQALLLGQGQLLALVTTVLIFAIVVYAESVRVEIPLSHARVKGARGRFPVKLIYASVLPMILVRALQANIQFAGRILNRTWQQMPAWLGTYSNGQPVSGLFYYLAPIQTRTDWMWWLAGTAAEPWQIMIRVSVDLTIMVIGGAIFAIFWVETTGMGPEATAQQIQNSGMQIPGFRRNPQVIEKVMERYIPQVTVIGGALVGLLAVGANMLGTIGQVSGTGLLLTVSITYKLYEEIAEEQLMEMHPMMRQMFGSD is encoded by the coding sequence ATGGGATGGAAGGAGACCGCCGAACCGGTGCTGACGCGGATGCCCTCAGTCACGCGGCCGGAGGGGCACGTCCCCTTCCGGCGAAAGCTCGGCTGGACCGCCGGCATCCTCGTGTTGTATTTCTTCCTGACGAACGTGCAGCTGTTCGGGCTGAACGCCGGGGCGTCGAGCGACCTGTTCGGCCGCTTCCGGTCGATCCTCGCCGGATCCCAGGGCTCGATCCTCCAGTTGGGGATCGGTCCCATCGTCACGGCGAGCATCGTTCTGCAGTTGCTCGGCGGTGCGGATCTGCTCGGGCTCGACACGGACGACCCCCGCGATCAGGTGCTGTATCAGGGCCTCCAGAAGCTGCTGGTGGTCGTGATGATCTGTCTGACCGGGCTGCCGATGGTCTTCGCCGGCAACTTCCTGCCGGCGGATCCGGCGGTCGGGCAGGCGCTGGGGATCGGGGTCGGCGGCGTGCAGACACTCCTGTTCTTCCAGATCGCCGTCGGCGGAATCCTCATCCTGTTCATGGACGAGATCGTGAGCAAGTGGGGCGTCGGCTCCGGGGTCGGGCTGTTCATCATCGCCGGCGTGAGCCAGCAGCTCGTCGGCGGACTGTTCGCGTGGGAGGGCCTGGGCGGCACGCCCGGCTTCTTCCCCACCTGGTTCGCCATCCTGACCGGGAGCCAGGAGATCGCCTCGCCGCTCACCGGCGAGGGGCTCCAGGCGCTCCTGCTCGGTCAGGGGCAGTTGCTCGCGCTGGTGACGACGGTGCTCATCTTCGCCATCGTCGTCTACGCCGAGAGCGTCCGGGTCGAGATCCCCCTCTCGCACGCCCGCGTCAAGGGCGCCCGCGGTCGCTTCCCGGTGAAGCTCATCTACGCGAGCGTCCTGCCCATGATCCTCGTCCGCGCCCTGCAGGCGAACATCCAGTTCGCCGGGCGCATCCTCAACAGGACGTGGCAGCAGATGCCGGCGTGGCTCGGCACCTACAGCAACGGCCAGCCCGTCTCCGGGCTCTTCTACTACCTGGCGCCCATCCAGACCCGAACCGACTGGATGTGGTGGCTGGCCGGCACGGCAGCCGAACCCTGGCAGATCATGATTCGCGTGAGCGTGGACCTCACGATCATGGTCATCGGCGGCGCCATCTTCGCCATCTTCTGGGTGGAGACCACCGGGATGGGCCCGGAGGCGACCGCCCAGCAGATCCAGAACTCCGGGATGCAGATCCCCGGCTTCCGGCGTAACCCGCAGGTCATCGAGAAGGTCATGGAGCGGTACATCCCGCAGGTGACCGTCATCGGCGGCGCCCTCGTGGGCCTGCTCGCGGTCGGCGCCAACATGCTCGGCACCATCGGACAGGTCTCCGGGACCGGTCTCCTGCTCACCGTGAGCATCACGTACAAGCTGTACGAGGAGATCGCCGAGGAGCAGCTGATGGAGATGCATCCGATGATGCGCCAGATGTTTGGGTCTGATTAA